From a region of the Oncorhynchus keta strain PuntledgeMale-10-30-2019 chromosome 13, Oket_V2, whole genome shotgun sequence genome:
- the LOC118392504 gene encoding uncharacterized protein LOC118392504, which produces MPRKTRKKSLPYSQKPSLLFFEPPLDDARYHNVPQVRGALNPKSFLDEEQRQNSCAACSSWVSPQFDQLPPPAPRGRRGRKKCLSAPSILDRSSDLSRKGSVCKFQALSFQRRSTAQPLHQKHARRKKAVESALGAHEEQQGLQVHKVGSLSTEYLSNQDETETPTQITSLRKGTAERRRLSEITPDDAASTSSRCVGVLRTSAGNVAKHGKSPASCSAQTPASATHHTPGTDNVFSPLDVETPELHHDGSSSFLRLLLPQPMTPPHTVTSEILATDTPERDYGVKVTWRRRTGLMRADEVADGPRFSFKCRGTN; this is translated from the exons ATGCCCCGTAAAACAAGAAAGAAATCTTTGCCATACTCACAGAAGCCGTCGCTGTTGTTTTTTGAGCCACCACTTGATGACGCCAGATACCACAATGTGCCTCAAGTGAGAGGCGCACTCAATCCCAAGTCATTTCTAGATGAGGAGCAGCGACAGAACAGCTGCGCAGCCTGTAGTTCTTGG GTGAGTCCACAGTTTGATCAGTTACCGCCCCCTGCACCCAGAGGAAGGCGAGGGAGGAAGAAGTGCCTCTCTGCACCAAGCATTCTTGACAGGAGTTCTGACTTATCCAGAAAAGGTAGTGTTTGCAAGTTCCAAGCCTTATCCTTTCAGAGAAGGTCAACAGCCCAACCTCTCCATCAAAAGCATGCACGTAGAAAGAAAGCTGTAGAATCTGCTCTTGGGGCCCATGAGGAGCAGCAGGGCTTGCAAGTTCATAAGGTTGGTTCTCTAAGTACAGAGTACCTAAGTAACCAAGATGAAACGGAGACACCAACACAGATAACTTCTCTCAGGAAAGGGACAGCTGAGAGGAGACGGTTGTCAGAGATAACACCGGATGATGCAGCATCAACCTCCAGCAGATGTGTGGGGGTCCTTAGAACGTCAGCTGGCAATGTTGCCAAACATGGCAAGAGCCCAGCGTCATGCTCTGCTCAGACTCCTGCCTCAGCAACACACCACACCCCTGGCACGGACAATGTTTTCTCCCCACTTGATGTAGAGACTCCAGAGTTACACCATGATGGAAGTTCCTCCTTTCTTCGCCTCCTGTTGCCACAGCCGATGACCCCGCCACATACTGTGACTTCAGAGATTTTAGCAACAGACACCCCAGAGAGGGACTATGGAGTCAAGGttacatggaggaggaggactggGCTGATGAGGGCTGATGAGGTTGCTGATGGACCGAGGTTCTCTTTCAAGTGCAGAGGCACTAATTAG
- the foxm1 gene encoding forkhead box protein M1 gives MRQSPRRPLILRRRKLPFQLNEPAIDEPDGLRHKEASTSKPSGGQCFPDGIRIMDHPTMPGTQVVVIPKTADLQSVIGALTAKGKECGSQGPNKFILLSGGGCIKDGADSFCQPSYMSGCSSGRSSMALVTQPEKETPMDCLKDTRTLTTIKPLNRDLDCSPLDDSLTNIQWLGRMNTDGLDPDPAKKAANKENHDTCQQILQSQSERMEAHRVVKDPLSERPPYSYMAMIQFAINSKKSRRMTLKEIYTWIEDHFPYFRKVAKPGWKNSIRHNLSLHDMFIRETTQDGKISYWTIRPEANRCLTLDQVYKTESDPTSISSRTMQVCDQHQQKRIAPDIKKTSASVPERKMKPLLPRADSYLVPIQLPFTQSLFLSSSTRIPLSAPQQKSSSSGGGKRVRIAPKVTYSDASTVMLYAPPVEEMKEEQVCVPLISVTPRAILTNTRKEVSSSRRKQRLVLPSNEEPVLLFPDSTFFDSGLASDGSALQDAELDPRPEPDSPCRDFSFKTPIKSSHPASSTPSKPPTVLLEPWRVTPLGKERGGMLDFSPIRTPGPSFTPDRHNHTPFSFSSTPFKDLPLFNSPRELLTSARSSSAAGPTGTCSPGPERLPGCSRELQIGGPSTANRSLTEGLVLDTMNDSLSKILVDISFSGLEDDDLGMGNISWSQLIPELK, from the exons ATGAGACAGAGCCCAAGAAGGCCCCTGATCCTTAGGAGGAGGAAGCTTCCTTTTCAGCTAAATGAACCAGCAATTGATGAGCCGGATGGACTACGACACAAGGAAGCATCCACATCCAAACCCTCAGGTGGCCAGTGTTTTCCTGATGGCATCCGTATCATGGACCATCCCACTATGCCTGGCACACAAGTGGTTGTCATCCCCAAAACTGCAGACCTTCAGAGTGTAATTGGGGCCCTCACTGCAAAGGGGAAGGAGTGTGGCTCTCAAGGACCAAACAAATTCATCCTTCTAagtggtggtggctgtatcaAGGATGGTGCAGATTCTTTCTGTCAACCTAGCTATATGAGCGGTTGCAGCTCTGGTAGGAGTAGCATGGCTCTTGTCACACAGCCAGAGAAGGAAACACCAATGGACTGCCTAAAGGATACTAGGACTTTGACTACAATTAAACCAT TGAATAGGGACCTTGATTGCAGTCCTCTAGATGACAGCCTTACTAACATCCAGTGGCTTGGGAGGATGAATACAGACGGTCTTGACCCAGATCCTGCTAAGAAAGCTGCCAACAAAGAGAATCATGACACTTGCCAACAGATTCTCCAG TCACAAAGTGAGCGAATGGAAGCACACCGGGTTGTCAAAGACCCCTTGTCAGAGAGACCACCCTACTCGTACATGGCAATGATTCAGTTTGCCATCAACAGTAAGAAGAGCAGGAGGATGACATTGAAAGAGATCTACACTTGGATTGAGGATCACTTTCCATATTTCAGAAAGGTGGCCAAGCCAGGCTGGAAG AATTCCATCCGCCACAATCTCTCCCTGCATGACATGTTCATCCGTGAGACAACACAAGATGGCAAGATCTCCTACTGGACCATCCGCCCAGAGGCCAATCGCTGCCTTACTCTTGACCAGGTTTACAAG ACTGAGTCTGATCCAACTTCCATCTCGTCTCGGACCATGCAGGTCTGTGACCAACAT CAACAAAAGAGAATTGCTCCTGACATCAAGAAAACATCTGCCAGTGTCCCTG AGAGGAAGATGAAGCCCCTTCTTCCTCGTGCAGACTCCTACCTGGTCCCCATCCAGCTGCCTTTCACCCAGTCACTCTTCCTGTCCTCGTCCACACGGatccccctctctgccccccaGCAGAAATCTAGCTCCTCAGGAGGGGGCAAGAGGGTCCGTATAGCTCCCAAG GTTACGTACAGTGATGCCTCCACAGTGATGCTGTATGCTCCTCCAGTtgaggagatgaaggaggagcAGGTCTGTGTGCCCCTGATCTCCGTTACCCCTAGGGCCATTCTGACCAACACCAGGAAGGAAGTCAGCAGCTCCCGTCGCAAGCAGCGCCTCGTCCTGCCTTCCAACGAGGAGCCCGTGCTCCTCTTCCCTGACAGCACCTTCTTCGACTCGGGCCTGGCCTCCGACGGCTCCGCCTTACAGGATGCCGAGCTCGACCCCCGGCCGGAGCCTGACAGCCCCTGCAGGGATTTCTCTTTCAAGACCCCCATCAAGAGCAGCCACCCAGCCTCCTCCACCCCCAGCAAGCCACCCACTGTGCTGTTAGAGCCCTGGAGGGTAACCCCGCTGGGCAAGGAAAGAGGCGGCATGCTGGACTTCAGCCCCATCCGCACCCCCGGCCCCAGCTTCACCCCGGACCGCCataaccacacccccttcagctTCAGTAGCACTCCCTTTAAGGACCTGCCCTTGTTCAACTCCCCTCGCGAGCTGCTCACCTCTGCACGCTCCTCATCTGCGGCTGGCCCCACCGGCACCTGCTCCCCGGGGCCAGAGCGTCTGCCGGGCTGCTCCAGAGAGCTCCAAATCGGGGGTCCCTCCACAGCCAACCGCTCCCTTACGGAGGGCTTGGTCCTGGACACCATGAACGACAGCCTGAGCAAGATCTTGGTGGATATCAGCTTCTCTGGCCTGGAGGATGATGATCTGGGTATGGGGAACATCAGCTGGTCTCAGCTCATCCCTGAACTCAAGTAG
- the pex26 gene encoding peroxisome assembly protein 26: MSNSSTSMAHTLSFGSVRQSPPLSSNFALTHGLLDAAAEQLMVQRDFQAAFDTCERGLVSLLNAEQEDSRYGELKAALCIVGIQALAELNQWPGVLAWILQHYECPEKISAKIMQMCILLYTKVGEQAMMQEAGHVWLCCPSNGRLAGFGTVAELYLLHILVPLGHMTEARELVFGEVGGIAFTEDQKQTALDIVENKENLSQEQHPSPNPNTSPVVVVAGLNTPQGAVIQKLEALLRLLNRGLSVASGGLFRLQRFFLAAVLLYMLFVRMDPAHPSSFPWISQMLQMLKQMWDAMFAPYYRARAQS, from the exons ATGAGCAACTCGTCCACCTCAATGGCTCACACTCTCAGCTTCGGATCTGTCCGTCAAAGCCCCCCGCTGAGTTCAAATTTTGCACTGACACATGGATTGTTGGATGCAGCTGCCGAGCAGTTAATGGTTCAGAGGGATTTCCAAGCTGCTTTCGACACATGTGAGAGAGGTCTGGTGAGCCTTTTAAACGCAGAGCAAGAAGACAGCAG GTATGGGGAGTTGAAGGCTGCACTCTGCATTGTGGGGATTCAAGCATTGGCTGAACTCAATCAGTGGCCTGGTGTACTGGCATGGATTCTGCAACATTATGAGTGCCCTGAGAAAATATCTGCAAAAATAATGCAGATGTG CATACTCCTCTACACCAAAGTGGGCGAGCAAGCTATGATGCAGGAGGCAGGCCATGTTTGGCTGTGCTGCCCATCCAATGGGAGATTGGCAGGATTTGGGACTGTAGCAGAGCTTTATTTACTGCATATTCTAGTGCCTTTAGGTCATATGACAGAGGCACGGGAGTTGGTTTTTGGTGAGGTGGGAGGTATTGCATTCACAGAGGACCAGAAACAAACTGCACTGGATATCGTGGAGAATAAAGAGAACCTCAGCCAAGAACAACATCCAAGCCCTAATCCCAACaccagtcctgtggtggtggttgCTGGACTTAACACACCTCAAG GTGCTGTGATTCAGAAACTTGAGGCCTTGCTTAGGCTTTTGAACAGAGGACTATCAGTAGCCAGTGGTGGGTTATTCCGTCTTCAGAGATTTTTTCTGGCTGCGGTCCTTCTCTACATGCTTTTTGTCCGAATGGATCCAG CTCATCCCTCATCTTTCCCATGGATCTCACAGATGTTGCAGATGCTGAAGCAGATGTGGGACGCCATGTTTGCTCCTTACTATCGAGCCAGAGCTCAGAGCTAA